A single Paenibacillus sp. FSL R5-0517 DNA region contains:
- a CDS encoding pectate lyase yields the protein MKKMLTLLLSAGLVASIFGAVPAAAAPTVVNSTIIVPAGTTYDGQGKTFVANPSTLGDGSQAENQKPVFRLEAGATLKNVNIGYPAADGVHCYGNCNISNVVWEDVGEDALTLKSAGTVNITGGAAYKAYDKVFQINAAGTINIKNFRADDIGKLVRQNGGTTFAVNMTLDNSNISNVKDAIMRTDSSVSQGKITNTRYSKVPTLFKGFASGKTSQSGNVQY from the coding sequence ATGAAAAAAATGTTGACGTTGTTGTTGTCTGCTGGTTTGGTTGCTTCCATATTTGGTGCGGTTCCCGCTGCTGCTGCGCCAACAGTTGTTAATTCAACGATTATTGTTCCAGCGGGCACGACTTATGACGGTCAAGGCAAAACATTTGTAGCCAATCCTTCCACATTGGGTGACGGGTCTCAAGCAGAGAATCAGAAACCGGTATTTCGTCTGGAGGCAGGGGCTACGCTCAAAAATGTAAATATCGGATACCCTGCTGCCGATGGTGTTCACTGTTATGGCAACTGTAATATATCAAATGTAGTTTGGGAGGATGTGGGTGAGGATGCACTCACATTGAAGTCGGCCGGAACGGTCAACATTACCGGCGGTGCGGCGTATAAGGCCTATGATAAAGTATTCCAGATCAATGCAGCCGGAACGATTAACATCAAAAATTTTCGTGCAGATGATATCGGTAAGCTGGTACGTCAAAATGGTGGAACGACCTTCGCAGTTAACATGACGCTGGATAACTCCAATATTTCCAATGTGAAAGATGCTATTATGCGTACAGATAGCAGTGTATCTCAAGGGAAAATTACGAATACCCGCTATTCCAAAGTGCCAACCCTGTTCAAGGGATTTGCTTCAGGTAAAACCAGTCAATCCGGCAATGTCCAATATTAA